The sequence CTCTGGTCACGGTCTTCGGACACTTGAAGCTAGTGCTACGTAGCACGAGACCTTTTTCCACCTTTTTACCCGATCGGATCAGTGGATCATGTGCCAGAGGGAAGATCCAGGGGGAGTTGATAGCTGGCAGATTGCTCATGAGATCTTTCATGGCTACTAGCTCATGAGGTCTTTGCTTGCTACAGAAATGGAGCAGCTTTGAGACAACTTATAAAATACTAACTAATGGAACGAACAGCTAATGCTACGTGGTCGTCGTACCAGTACTATGTGCCCACACTATGGAGTAGTAGTACCTCGAGGAGAATCATGGGATGCCCTCTGCGTCTCCCTGCGTGCATGCCATAGTTTTGGTGCCATCGATCATCATGTACTCTCGAATCAGGCAGCGTTTCAGAGAGCCGATAAGTACCCTAGGAGATGATGCAGTCAGTGAGAAATGCACTCCCCTGCACTGCAAACGCAGGTAATCACGCGGACGGATGCCTTGGATCGAGGAGCGTCAAGGTTCACTACTCGAAAAATGTGGACCGGACCTCGTTAATTAACTAGTATGTGCATTgtgcaaatttgacaattttaacCTGTGGACGAAATTagatcacagaatgaactgcccgcGAAACTATTTCACGccgctgacctttttgtgtggcgTCCGACACGCAGGCGCCACACCCTATGATGCAGCGCCTATCTCGggggcgttgcacctctgtccaccgtggcagcccctgggcccaCGCCCATCAGTGCAGCACctcagagctaggcgccacacatgtaatgtgcagcgcctagcccttagGCGTTGCACTATTTGTTACTAGTTGGCCGGGCCCCACTTCccccccacacacccccacccgaGATCGGCCCCCTCTtcccctctcaaatccttccccAAATCCTACAAATCTGAAGTTTTTGTTCGTGGATTTCGAACTCCttccctccctcaaggtaatctttTCCGATCCCCTTCTTTTGATCCAAGTAATGTTAACAAATTGgtcatttgttgctagtttggggaaaccctagttttttttgaCAGGGAAAAAACCCTAGTTTTGTATGGATCTTGAGATTTGCATTGATATGTGAGATGCTTGTTTGCCAATTTCCTATTATTAGGCttgttagtatgttagggttatGGTTAGAGTTAGGGTAAtgcttagggttagggttatggttgttgtttcatatatatgttggtgctagggttagggttaggcttatggttgttgtttcatatatatGTTAGGGTTTTCCGTGTTAATCtttggattagtactcatggaagaaATGTTACGTTGTGTTTAAATGCTTacagggatgggaagaacatgtgtgtttgttcattaTGGAGACAAAGACGCCTtcttgaaaggcaatattgaaccggacccggatgaggttgacatggtgtttgataataatcctagctatgcggagcttttgCAACAAGTGAGGAAAattttgaattggatggaccctagtgatattgTTGAGTTGGAGGGAAGACATAATGTAGGTTTTGGAATGCACGTCCGTTGAaagacaatgcgtgtcaactcggagcaacgttgggttgcatacaaggagacggtggccgaatcactagacaaggcttttgagttatttgcaacgaagaaggttgattcaagtttgcatttggacttgaaccggaacctcttCCCTTTGGTTCCTAGTAGCACCCCACCCTTGAaccgagatgaaattgttgaacctcatatgacccaagaagtgaggccaacattgagccatTTTACAAACAATCAAaatgaagctttgcaagaggagaatgatgagtatgcggacgatgacaatgaagttgatctccatgacaacaatgtgggtgatctcgacaaatatcatttgcaagagaaaATGGACCATTACATCCCTTATTCCCGTGGCTATGCATCGGATTCAGATGACGaaggtcccgatgaacaagttgatgaggaggggttcacggcGAAGGAGGCCGAAGGTTTCAAGAAGGTATTcggtcgggatcatcggactacattgttcaaggatgttagtctcacggatgaagccgtggtagatggtggccaaggTATATatcttggggttaggccaagctctcaccgtgatttgaATGTTGGCAAGAACGGGATTGCAAAAGGGTCTAAGTTCCAAACCTTCTTGGagttgaagatgtggctcgacaactactcggttacgcattatcgtccacacaaggtggtgcactAGGACGTCAaagtgcgctacacggttgcatgtgcatgtgaagatgatgAAAAATGTCTGTGTATTGTGCGTGCAAAACCATGGAAAGGAGGCCCCACTTGGCACGTAGTGAGTTGTGTGGCAGCTCACATGTGCcgaggcaaaagggtggatggcaaggtTGTGTCCCAAGACCACAGACAACTCACATCCGAGTTCATCGCTTATAGGCTCTCCAAGTCAAtttccacacttccaacaatgagcatccaacatatcattgaccttgtgaaagccatctttcattacaaggtgaagtatgggaaagcatggaaggcgaagcaagccgcatttaagatgttgtatggcagttgggaggaagcatacaaccgaatccctagaTTGTTGTTATCCATGGCCGCCACAAACACGTGCATGATTCATGTGGTAGAGCCTCATGGGGAAAAACAACGGATCATGACGGAAGGAAAGTCCGAGcatttggccgtgcattttgggcgtTCAAGCAATGCCTGAGGGCTTTTGAAcattgtaggccggtcatcgccattgatggcatgttcttgaccggacaatacaagggaaACTTGTTGGTTGTGATAGCAAGTGATGCTAATAACCGAGTGTTGCCATaggcatttgctttggttgaggtggagaacaatgacaactgggagtggtttttgCGTCTTTTGAGGACGAATGTGTTACCCGCTGAGaaggaaatttgtgtcatatcggatcagCATCCAGGAATTCTTAATGCAGTGGAGATTGACATTCCTGGGCATGCTCCATTGCACCatagatggtgcatgaggcacttttgttcgaacttctatagggcatgtggccttaaggagttggccgatgatcttcaagattttTGTCTCGCTTTCTCCGACAAACGGTTCGCCACTTTGTACCACAAATTGCTGGCACACAAAAAACTTGACCCCGAAGGTCAAGactttctcaataggcacattGAACATCGGAAtaagtgggcacgtgcttttgatgaagatggtcggagatacggtcaaatgataagcaatatggccgaatgcttcaataaggtgctcaaaggtgcacgtggattacccgtgacgacaatagttcaatacacatttgccaagatgaatgcgtactttcTAATCGATGGAAACGGATGCACATATAGCGGGTGAGAACAAGcgcaagtacaagtacaagtttccacccaaggttgatgaatggttggaatttcaatcGCGGAAGGCGGACTCAGAAAAAGCTATACTATATGGCAACGAAGAGTGGAAGTAtgaagtgaaagagccaggaggaaccacaaatgatggccgccaacatggaggtcgggctttcaaggtctccttaacacggtgtgattgctcttgcgggaggccgtcgttgcttcatctcccatgctcacacttGTATACCGCCGGTCGTGTTAGGAATGTGGATGTCAAACACCCCCTCACCGTGAGGGAGTCGGAGTTCTCAATCCAAACGGCtaagaaaacatgggctccccgctttcacccatactttgaccaatcacaatggccagagtaccatggagttcaactatggccggatctGGAGTTGAAGGTTGTGAAACGGGGTAGACGTAAGATAAAGCGTCTCCAAGGCGACATGGACGAATGGGGTCATGGTGGCCGCCACGAAGCGGgcaacgaccaattccaagagcctcgtgagagctccTGTTGTGGGGAATGCAAAGGTCATGaccacaacaaaagaaaatgtacaAAACCAcgaaaaaggtccaagaaaaatgatgcaagcacaagccaacaagGAGGTACACAAggtagccaaccaagtggtagccaacaagtgccaaggcaaccaagtggtagccaacaagtgccaaggcaaccaagtggtagccaacaaggatctaggcaacaaagagggaggcaactaggacttacaagaggctgtggtggtggtagagctcgtggcggtggtctaggccgtggtggtggtagagctcggggtggtggacttggtcgtggtgatggtcttgaccttggtggtggacttggccgtggcGATGGTTTTGGTCGTGGTGAtggcactactagaaaaatggctatagctaatatgaacattaatggcgcactatacatgtGGCGCGCCACTGCGATATAACAGTGGCACACCATgtgcaggtgcaccattagtaaccaaaACAATAATGGTGCACTAGGTGAAAAGTGcgtcattactaagtttgaccaaggtttgacccagtcatacacatagtaatggcgcactttgtataggtgcgccattactaagttgacatagtaatggcgcaccttcacaaagtgagccattactatgtgtatgacttggtcaaatcttggtcaaacttagtaatgacgcactctgcataggtgcgccattactatgtcaaacttagtaatggcgcacctatataaagttcgccattactaactttgaccaaggtttgaccaagtcatacacatagtaatggcgcactttgtgaaggtgcgccattactaactttgataCGTAtgcaaaaatgttcaaaatatgatacataatatgaccgggaagtttgaaaattttcaccaaatgcacccccctgaccgccttttcagtttaaaaaaagaaaatgatggaagtgtcaaaaaaataaaagaaaataagtttcccatgtgatatgtggtctagttgttgggaaaatttacaaatatgaatttagactttatttgcaaaatctctctagaatttagtaaaatgggcataacttttgcatacgaactcggattaaaatttttttatatgaaaaatcatctactcgaaaagttacatccaattTCAATTGGGGGAACCTcattgaagatttttagaatccccaaaaacctactccctccgttcggaattacttgtctcaaaaatggatgtatctagatgtattttagttctagatacatccatttccgagacaagtaattcggaacggagggagtaacagaaTGAAAGATAtgaggcttttaagatctagaggggggggatggaaaaaaattcaaacttagtaatggcacaccatttgctaggtgcgccactagtaaaaaaatggttttaattttcttttttggaaaaaatgttcaaaatatgatatgtaatatgatcgggaagtttgaaatatttttccaaaatttcatcacactcatgaacatgaacaaagtcctagacatcaacaaggtttattAGGATtaatatgatagatatatcaacaagtgcctgttaagtgagttgGTGGTAGGGTTGGATAGAACTGAGAAGTTAAacatgcttgggctggagtagtgtgaggatgggtgaccttccgggaagtttgaccatggagtgcgatttgacttgagattaagtatattgacccgagattaagccatagtgacacgagattaagaaaaaaaacgaaaaaaaattagaaaaaaaattctgaaaaaaatttgttagtaatggcgcacttctatgtggtgcgccattactaagtcagatagtaatggcgcacttctaggcatagtaatggcgcactatgtggtgcgccactattatctgggatactaatggcgcaccagaggtgcgccattactatttgttactagtggcgtgttaatagtggcgcacctatagtgtgccattaatagcaaaaactgatgcgccactaacaaccttttttctagtagtgtggtcttggccgtggtggtggccAAAGGCAAGGtcgttatagaggaatgtttggatacctcgATGGACCATTTCTGTATGTTGCTTACTAATTATAATGTTTCATATGTTCTTGTTTTCCATGTCTTCATGTTGCAATGTAAATGTTATTCCATTTGTTTTTCATTACTAACTATTTTGTTTCCCTCCTTGTAGGTATGCGGCTTCTCAACCCAACAAGCCAACAATGAAGGAGGATGGCAAGGATGAGATGGTGGGGTGGTGGGAGAAGGATGCAAAGAAGCTGAGAGAGGAGGACGAAGCCACACTGCataagaagaaggaagaggagctcaaaAAGAAGAGGGAGGAAAGAATTAGAGCAAGTTTTGAGTGTCGCGCTAGGGAACTAGCGTTGCACAAGAAATGTGAGGACGCACAAAAGAAGCGTCTTGCGGATTTTGAAGAAAGAACCATGAAACTTTAGGCATTCGCAGctgaaaaagaggagaggaagaacaagatattcatggagagggtggttaaggaggctcacctcataaggaaaagggagaaggaagagggagacgagaggaagaagaagaagggaaaggggccttgctctacgcaatagagctatgtcATCTCAATAAGGATTGTGGAGTATGAACTACATGTGTCATGAACTACTGTATTTTGGActcctcttcgatttggttgtgaagTACTATGTGTCGTGAACTACTATGTATTATGAACTACTATTTATCATGAAGTACTATGTATTACTTCCTCGATTTGGTTGTATGAGCTAGTCTTCAAGTTGAAGTAGTATGTgttatgaactactatgtgtcgtcaATTACTTTGTCCATATGTTGTCTTCATAGTTGTTTGCTTCCTATGTGTCAATCCTACTTCACATCATACGCCTATGTGTGCATATGCCAAAAAAAATTAGCCAAGTccaagtgcaacgcctagctcggaggcgccacactaagcagtgcaacgcctagctcgcgGGCGTTGGACTGCTCAGTGCGGCGCCTCCGTGCTGGGCGTTGCACAAGTCTGTAACTTGCAAAGCTTCTGTTTCTCTTTGGATTCGTCTTCCCAGGCATGCAACGCCTCAGAGATAGGCGCTGCACTTCTGCATGTAACGCCTAGCTCTGAGGTGTTGCACGCCTGGAAAGACgaatccagagagcaacagaagcttTGCAAGTTACAGACTTGTGCAACGCCcagcacggaggcgccacactgAGCAGTGCAAACACCTAGCTCCGAGACATTGCACGCCTGGGAAGACGAATCCAGAGAGCAACATAAACTTTGCAAGTTACGGACTATGTGCaacgcctagctcggaggcgccacACTGAGCAGTGCAGCGCGTAGCTCGCGGGAATTGCACTGCTCAGTTTGGCGCCTCCATGTTGGGCGTTGCACAAGTCTATAACTTACAacgcttctgttgctctctggattcGTCTTCCCAGGCGTGCAACGTCTCAGAGCTAGGCGTTACATGCCGCAGTGCAGCGCCTATCTCTGAGGCGTTGCACGCATGGGAAGACGAATCTAGAGAGCAACAGAAGCTTTGCAAGTTACAGACTTATGCAACGCCcagcacggaggcgccacactgAGCAGTGCAACACCCTCGAGCTAGGTGCTGCATGTGACACCTATCTCGGAGGTGTTGCACACCTGTGTACAGCTaaccagagagcaacagaaagttTGCCTCCAGTTTGGGACCAAAAATTCGCTAAGTGTTGGTGTGGCGCATAGCAGGGAGGCGCCACACTGTATAATGCAACGCCTGCATGCTGGgcgctgcactgtacagtgtggcgcctcccTGCTAGGCTCCACACAAACACTTAGTGTTTTTTTGTCCCTCAAACTGGGTCATTTTCAGGCACAGTTCAACATTTCCTAGAATAAACAGTAATGATCTTTAAGTTCAACAAATACAACATTTCCTAGAGTGACCAACAAGTTCAACATTACTAAGACAGAGGcaccaccactccaagttcaacgtcataacaagttcaacattactaagagctaccaccactccaagttcaTTGTCATAACAAGTTCGACATTACTAagagctaccaccactccaagttcaacatTACAAATAGAGGATGACGACTAGTTCCTTGAGCGCTTTTTGGATCCTCCCCCCTCCTGTTGGCCatcttcttcaccttcctaggaagaggaacccGCTCCGACTCCGGCTCTGATTCCTCCACGTCATCCAcatagtcatccaaagccgccatccgcgaggtgccgaccgtccttttgcctctttgggtgaagtcttcaggtgtgtattttttgattcccttcctaggctttaactcgtatgcagaccgaaccttgtaggtccccaaggtcatatcatcaGGAACCTATTACAACAATAAAAGATATGGAaaagaccgtgtgtgaggatatagttagcaatgcatcaatATTTCAATATATTCTCATGCCATACCTTTTGGGTGACCACATCCACATCCTCATCATCCAAAGGATCACCATGGCCAGAAGtgggatctgatggtgtcgccgacctagaccattcaagtgatacatactcggggtcacgacaaccgaaaaggtttgatatccgccttaacttttggccctggcgctgcaacatgtacaagtgaatgagcTATCGAACGTAGCAACACATGTTAAGTGGTAGTTCGAAGGAGACgtgaaccttaatgaatgctcgaagtgcaccttccccatcgcttttcCCAACCGGGGTTGTCtccagaatagtctcggtctcatcagctgctttcttgatctgggcacgctatgaacagaaatGACATTAACGTGTTAGGGAAGCGAAGATGTGAATAGTGCaaatggaaaagcaaaaagggaaaataccacaaagttcatcattggagctgaagggattgagtggcctttcctgactaatgcgttgtactCGTGTTGGGTTAGCTGATCGAAAACGGTGGGATCTTCCAAAATCTCCTCAGCATACAccggcttgcatacctccacacGGGTACTTCCAAtaaaccatgtgagatagttgttgaacgccatcgtgcagtgctcacgaagctgggctcaTTTTCCAGCCttagcttgctccacactaagcgcGAACTATacgacatacttcctgtgatgCTTGGCCCAATCCTGTATCTTCCGCTGCCTTTTCCTATCCAACCTCCAAGTTAGAAACAGAATATTAGCACCATCAAAACCAccgagaagctgctaagtgctcaaggttaattatatcttacgcgtgtagcaacttgtccgtgtcctcccactccggcgggtgtggctagaacaaaccaaactggcggtacacccgatgtggcaggtgaagctcaaccgcccagttgcatatgagtGGGCAACGCATATGCCAGCgatccctatccctagtgcacatcagattcagcctgaactctatagggttACCAAAAATTTCCCCTcttccatacggctcccattccacctgcaaaataGCATAGAATGAAAAATTGATATCGAGTTACGATAgaagcatgataatcacttatgcaaCGTCGAGTCACCTGCTCAGCCGTGATCGTCTCCAGCTCGATCTTGTACAACTTGTGCATGACcgagggatcatccgtcgtctcatttaacacatcccacttgtaagcccaagtggggagccgtagtgggtcATCTTTGTggtcccaatcctcgtacttcacggtcttcggtcgtccaaccggcaaacgctcccagctccatatggaaagtgcgagcatacaaccaccaatacctccagatggcctacaacaggcttcgtccaactgcacataaaagaaaacatggttgaattaacagcaagatcgcattgataatgtagcaatgaagtgaaaaataaaagaacttcatacctgtctatacaagtaagccagtgtcgccgaaccccaactccatttgctatcgaagacgttgaacgccttcagccacatccatggagcattgttgcatgtgccatcagcaaacatagttctggatatcacgtaccacatgtagacacgagtaTGTGTGTTGACCTCATCCTCATTAGCTTCCTCAGGGTAAGTACCAAAGTGATATGTTATCCACGTGAAAGGAGCAccggctgcgactctttccttcttcttgtcttctgcttctggttcccgaggctctagaggaaccataccgataagggcatgcatctacgtgcgccacccatcagaatcagtgttcatacatagaggattccccttgataggaagaccggtgatcatagcaatatcctggagtgtcacggtcatctccccggtccgaagatggaaactgtgtgtctccggcctccaacgatCAGTAAGCGCGATGATTGCTGCAGCATTATTGGATGGCGtcgaccggctgaccaactgaatgaaaTGGAGAAGTCCTCctcccttacatacggtgtgtatcgctcatcatagcgcatccccCCAAGGATGACCCCGTGAGGCCGAAGCTTtagaggtgcaagctcctacaaacaaacaaatcataaaattacatatggggcatttgtgtttgaaataaacacgaattcataacaccggccactttcattattacccgctgctccaccgacatagcgtacgaccggtgttgtttgtcccagtgatcatcgagaagcgaaaccatcctaacaatttgaAACAAAGCTTTCTTGTCAACACGGTTATATTTTGAATACAAATAAACTAAAGTACGCCTACTATATGCAAAATTCAAACcatatgtatccaaagcattcttgtcaatacGAATATaatttcaaaacaaataaactaaactaggcctacttcatgcAAGATTCAATACAAATATCTTTTCCatataaataacatgtcaacctatgtaTCCAAACCATATCTTTTCAATAAAATCAACTAAACTAGGGTTGCAAAATTAGgtatctaatacatgcaagattctaaTACATGCAACATTctaatcaaatcaaatcaaacaagggttccccaaaaTCTTCAAAATAGCATACAttatatggatagaaagaaggggatcggagaagagtaccttctaggatggattggtgaaggAATCCACGGACCAAATCGTTAGatctgaaggatttgggagaggggattgagagggggagaggagagggccgcCGCCGCGCGTGTTCTGTAACTGGTGGTGCAATGGGATGGGTGGGCGAGAAGAGGGCCGCCGCGGCTGGATAATATCAAGTAAAATACAATATAAAAATATGTCTCATGACGCATCTTATGATGTTTATTTGCTACCATAAATCATAGATGTAAACATTTATCTCTATACATTTTGTCGAACTTTATGAAGGTTGAATATTGTAAGAAAAGATATATGAGCTAGTATATTTTAAACAAAGGGGGTATTGTTTAGTGCCGTACGTCGTGTCGCAGTCAAAGAATTCAAGATGACATTTCAAAACTTTCTTTGACAAAGCAATGCTTGCGAGCCGTGGTCTTTCATATCCTCCCGGTGAAGGAAGATACATTTAGAAGGTAACAAGATGGCACATATTTTCATCATATATAATACCATGAGCAGCTGCCGTGCCACAAAGATGATCTTCAACAGCAACAAAAAGCAGCATTGATCTTGTCCTGTTGGGCAATATTTTTCGTGGCATCCAGTTCAGATTCCAAACCAGTCCTTGTCAAATGACTAGGTGTTATTTGTTCTGTTCTGTTTTTTCAACAACCTATTGCCATGTTTGAGAAGTACTCCTCGCGAGTAAAAAGGAAAGAAACAAAGAGGGAAGAAAACCAAGGCAAGAAAGCAACACTGCGGTGGGTACGTATAGATGCTGTCCAAGAAAATCAAACACCAAATAAAGATCCACCAAGTATACACGGTTTACTGCAATTGCTGGCATTGACAAGTCAAAACGCCGTCAGGAGCGGCAACCATGGACACACGGCGGACCC comes from Triticum aestivum cultivar Chinese Spring chromosome 5B, IWGSC CS RefSeq v2.1, whole genome shotgun sequence and encodes:
- the LOC123113716 gene encoding serine/threonine-protein phosphatase 7 long form homolog, which codes for MLALSIWSWERLPVGRPKTVKYEDWDHKDDPLRLPTWAYKWDVLNETTDDPSVMHKLYKIELETITAEQVEWEPYGRGEIFGNPIEFRLNLMCTRDRDRWHMRCPLICNWAVELHLPHRVYRQFGLF